The following coding sequences lie in one Candidatus Nitrospira allomarina genomic window:
- a CDS encoding YhjD/YihY/BrkB family envelope integrity protein produces the protein MLDQVLRYCQHDVWKEDVNALTGFRQFGVKALRLVLVAVAEFQESVLSIRATSLVYTTLLSLVPFLAVTFSVLKAFGIHQKIQPILAQALDPLGPKGIEITTNIIQFVDNMKVGVLGAVGIAGLFYTTYSLIEKIEEALNSIWRVEAGRPLARRVTDYLSVVLVGPVFVFTAFGLTASAQSHWLVQKILEVQPLGHLMVVLTNLLPFFFMCLVFTFLYKFLPYTKVNFNSALIGGVTAGLLWQVAGLAFASFVVGTGRYSAIYSGFAVLILFLIWLYVGWLIVLAGAQVAYYHQHPSAYLLHLGRKHQTPLFREYLTLSLLTHITRRFLSGKPPLRAEQLARAQGVPLTLVESLIDDLVKGQMVVKGDKPKGLVLAQAPENIPVVEVLRVVQHQLHDGPQAFTVGSDSISRVLIRRDAAVKAALEGMTLRDLVRRQPEVVEEENGMDQAQGEDPGGAAHPESEGEIPGPPNYLQETRQPDPPVVRKGRARS, from the coding sequence ATGCTTGACCAGGTATTGCGATATTGCCAGCATGACGTGTGGAAGGAAGATGTCAATGCGTTAACGGGTTTTCGACAGTTCGGGGTCAAGGCTCTGCGTCTGGTATTGGTGGCGGTCGCCGAATTTCAGGAAAGTGTCCTGAGTATTCGAGCCACCAGTTTGGTCTATACCACTCTCCTCTCCCTGGTTCCGTTTCTAGCCGTTACCTTTTCGGTTCTCAAAGCCTTTGGCATTCATCAAAAGATCCAACCGATTCTGGCGCAAGCGTTGGATCCGCTTGGCCCCAAAGGAATCGAGATTACCACGAATATCATCCAGTTTGTCGACAACATGAAAGTTGGGGTCTTGGGAGCGGTGGGCATTGCGGGACTGTTCTATACGACATATTCCCTGATTGAAAAAATTGAAGAGGCACTGAACTCGATTTGGCGAGTTGAAGCAGGGCGTCCGTTGGCCAGAAGGGTTACCGATTATTTAAGCGTCGTGCTCGTGGGTCCTGTGTTTGTCTTTACCGCCTTCGGGCTCACTGCCTCGGCGCAAAGTCATTGGCTTGTCCAAAAAATTCTGGAAGTCCAGCCGCTTGGCCATCTGATGGTCGTGCTCACCAATCTGCTGCCCTTCTTTTTTATGTGCCTGGTGTTTACGTTTCTCTACAAGTTTCTGCCCTATACAAAAGTCAATTTTAACTCAGCGCTGATCGGGGGGGTGACGGCAGGGCTGCTCTGGCAAGTGGCCGGATTGGCGTTTGCATCATTTGTCGTAGGGACAGGAAGATATAGCGCCATATACTCTGGATTTGCCGTGCTTATTCTCTTTCTCATTTGGCTCTATGTCGGATGGCTCATTGTGCTGGCAGGAGCGCAAGTCGCCTATTATCATCAGCATCCATCTGCATACCTCTTACATTTAGGTCGAAAACATCAGACTCCACTCTTTCGAGAATACCTCACCCTGTCATTGCTCACTCATATTACCCGCCGGTTTTTATCAGGGAAGCCACCTCTTAGGGCAGAGCAGTTAGCCCGCGCACAAGGTGTGCCTCTTACGTTGGTGGAATCGCTCATCGATGATCTGGTAAAAGGCCAGATGGTCGTGAAAGGCGATAAACCCAAAGGGTTGGTATTGGCGCAGGCACCAGAAAATATTCCGGTGGTCGAGGTGTTACGGGTGGTTCAGCATCAACTCCATGATGGGCCCCAGGCATTTACAGTGGGTTCAGATTCCATTAGTCGGGTCCTTATACGCCGGGATGCGGCGGTGAAAGCCGCATTGGAAGGCATGACGTTGCGGGATTTAGTACGACGTCAACCTGAAGTCGTTGAAGAAGAAAACGGAATGGACCAGGCCCAGGGTGAAGATCCCGGTGGGGCAGCTCACCCCGAGTCGGAGGGTGAGATTCCCGGTCCTCCAAAC
- a CDS encoding HD-GYP domain-containing protein, which produces MNKRISIHDLRPGMYITGMDRSWFKTPFLRHKWTIKREDEIALLRNYGIKEVQIDTEKGCDLAELSDVQHTSGDQDLSPSISLTSSRVGSGPNPEDIEAARLLRAEAISTMEVFFRQMETPTPQHIQEVRSVVSILLDGILDHQAAMVSLIQMRRFDPNLASHGVDTGMLAMAIGQEHGCDPTQLKLVGLAALLHDIGQLRLPLNMIRKVERFTPQEQKLMQAHCEMGVAILKQYPDIPDESKRMVLEHHERLDGSGYPRGLRGLQISELTQILSIADTYDAQISGRCSCPPVPPARALSELYQAAVGGQYHLFLVQRLIQLLGVYPIGSLVRLNTGEQAVVVWVSSHSRMTPTIKLLKDSLDQPYPEQEIIDLAAQSPTTPHRSIEKALDPIREGWDMSNILEALW; this is translated from the coding sequence ATGAATAAACGTATTTCTATTCATGACCTGCGGCCTGGGATGTATATCACGGGCATGGACCGATCATGGTTTAAAACCCCATTTCTCCGTCACAAATGGACGATCAAACGAGAGGATGAGATTGCCCTATTGCGCAATTATGGAATTAAGGAAGTCCAGATTGACACCGAGAAGGGATGCGATCTTGCCGAGTTGAGTGACGTTCAGCACACGTCAGGGGACCAAGACCTTTCTCCCTCAATCTCGTTAACATCCTCCAGGGTAGGTTCAGGTCCCAATCCGGAAGATATTGAGGCCGCGCGTCTCCTCCGCGCAGAAGCTATCTCCACTATGGAGGTATTTTTCCGTCAAATGGAGACGCCCACTCCCCAACACATCCAGGAAGTTCGAAGTGTGGTCAGCATCCTGCTTGATGGAATTTTAGACCACCAGGCCGCCATGGTGTCGCTGATTCAAATGCGTCGCTTCGATCCTAATCTGGCCTCTCATGGGGTAGACACGGGAATGTTAGCCATGGCCATCGGACAAGAACACGGCTGCGATCCGACACAATTAAAACTCGTTGGGCTTGCCGCTCTTCTTCACGACATCGGACAACTTCGTCTCCCGTTGAATATGATCCGTAAGGTGGAACGATTCACACCGCAAGAACAGAAACTTATGCAGGCGCATTGTGAAATGGGCGTGGCCATTCTTAAGCAATACCCCGATATTCCTGACGAGTCGAAACGGATGGTCTTGGAACACCATGAGCGGCTTGACGGATCCGGTTACCCCAGGGGATTACGAGGCCTTCAGATTTCGGAACTCACCCAAATACTGAGCATTGCCGATACGTATGACGCGCAAATTAGTGGACGATGCAGCTGTCCACCCGTGCCACCTGCCCGGGCTTTATCCGAGCTGTATCAGGCTGCTGTCGGAGGGCAATACCATCTGTTTCTCGTCCAACGATTAATTCAACTTTTAGGGGTGTATCCTATTGGTTCCCTCGTTCGGCTGAATACCGGCGAACAGGCCGTCGTTGTGTGGGTTTCTAGTCATAGTCGAATGACCCCTACCATTAAATTACTCAAGGACTCTTTGGACCAACCCTACCCTGAGCAGGAAATCATTGATTTGGCGGCACAAAGCCCAACAACCCCTCATCGATCAATTGAAAAAGCCTTGGACCCTATCCGGGAAGGATGGGATATGTCGAACATCCTTGAAGCCTTATGGTAA
- a CDS encoding tetratricopeptide repeat protein, with protein sequence MNHIANRTLIIGWLLAGLIGLLTGCPTSSEWDRQWKQVHAALSRGQLQEAKDLLHRLLPTVRKQGPTDERYALVIYQLGEVARLEGQEIQAEAYYWEALPLLAQSLGSEHPRMADPLAALASLYQRKNQLEMARPLLKRALAIREKSWGLSAPQLLSTLQTYHALLLAEGHQEEATEIAGRIDRILKRSS encoded by the coding sequence ATGAACCACATCGCAAACCGAACATTGATTATAGGGTGGCTGCTTGCAGGTCTCATCGGCCTGCTTACCGGGTGCCCGACATCGTCCGAATGGGATCGGCAATGGAAGCAGGTCCATGCGGCTCTCTCCCGTGGACAATTACAAGAAGCCAAAGACCTGCTTCATCGTCTGTTACCAACGGTTCGAAAACAGGGGCCCACGGATGAACGATATGCCCTGGTGATTTATCAGTTGGGAGAGGTCGCCCGGTTAGAAGGACAAGAGATTCAGGCCGAAGCCTATTACTGGGAAGCCTTGCCCCTGCTGGCTCAATCTCTGGGTTCTGAACATCCTCGGATGGCCGATCCTTTGGCTGCCCTCGCCTCGTTATATCAGCGGAAAAACCAATTGGAGATGGCCCGCCCACTTCTCAAACGAGCCTTAGCCATTCGTGAAAAATCCTGGGGACTTTCTGCCCCGCAATTACTCTCCACCCTGCAAACTTACCATGCCCTCCTACTGGCTGAAGGTCACCAGGAGGAAGCGACGGAGATTGCCGGCCGCATTGATCGAATTCTCAAACGCTCCTCCTAA
- a CDS encoding hybrid sensor histidine kinase/response regulator, translated as MDIPGLETALRSSQAFVHTLMDSINIGICHVDTQGQILSLNLEGARILHRTETSCLGQSFHAHAECLHIDLVTQEEHCPIARSITTGKSIWRPQLLIRRPSGETRWVEFQSTPLTNPRHSGALIIFRDLSQELRQHEAHQHLASMPEESPNPIVEVDAQGHLAYANPSMIRLLDTYGFREDGVPMVLPATLTQLALGCLKTTTPIRGLTVIVEHHHFDWTFSPLQEKGLVRGYGLDITHHVRVSQTMTELHSQFSSLVDSAHEGIISADLHGTIVSWNPAAESIFGYQPDEVLGHSIVTLLEEGYRDMYRKGLGDISYGRTSTFPLQQPLELTGLRKSGESFPLEISSTSWKVGMDTHYGFIIRDISDRKRLEHALIAEKDHLVTTLQSVAEGIVTTDREGRISFLNPLAEQITEWTTQEALHRPFQEIFRLTGDSQKNDEEPSLQFSSRTLVLSELDAPHQLLTKHGRQRKITLREGPIRDHSGHLLGTVIVFRDITDQSRHQEEQQRISKLNSLGVLAGGLAHDFNNILTTILGNVFVAKLRMVSNDPLTQNLEQAEQACLRAKELTQQLLTFAKGGAPIKTSIALGDLLRKSTIFALSGSSISCHFDIPDDLWPLDADPGQIRQVFQNITLNARQAMPHGGHLSVKVENVGLKDPSALPSSSLIPGNYVQVSFEDQGNGIEARQLPNIFDPYYTTKPGASGLGLATAHSIIQQHHGHISVTSKVGVGTTFTVYIPSTYITQEGEAQHLSNIPRKCRGRILVMDDEHSIRRMVEDALTQFGYDVVSVPDGQTAIDLFSKALADGMKFEVVILDLTIPGAMGGVKAIQHLRNLDPHIKAIVTSGYSDDPIMSHFQDHGFQGILIKPYKIFDLAKTLESMFSRN; from the coding sequence ATGGACATCCCTGGATTAGAGACGGCATTACGTTCATCCCAAGCCTTTGTGCATACCCTGATGGACTCCATCAACATTGGCATCTGCCACGTGGATACCCAAGGCCAGATTCTTTCCCTCAACCTGGAAGGCGCCAGGATTCTTCATCGAACCGAAACCTCGTGCCTCGGGCAATCCTTTCATGCACACGCGGAATGTCTGCATATTGATCTTGTCACACAAGAGGAACATTGCCCCATCGCAAGATCGATCACCACGGGAAAATCCATATGGAGGCCTCAACTCTTGATCCGACGGCCAAGTGGGGAAACCCGTTGGGTGGAATTCCAATCAACACCACTGACAAACCCACGCCACTCAGGTGCGCTGATTATTTTTCGTGATCTCAGCCAGGAACTCCGGCAACACGAAGCGCATCAACACCTTGCGTCGATGCCAGAAGAAAGCCCGAATCCTATCGTGGAAGTGGACGCGCAGGGACACCTGGCCTATGCCAACCCTTCCATGATCCGCCTCCTCGATACCTATGGATTTCGGGAAGACGGTGTGCCAATGGTACTTCCAGCCACACTGACACAACTCGCCCTGGGATGCCTCAAAACCACAACCCCCATCAGAGGTCTCACGGTCATTGTTGAGCATCACCACTTTGATTGGACATTTTCGCCTCTCCAGGAAAAAGGTCTCGTGCGGGGATATGGCCTGGATATCACGCATCATGTGCGGGTCAGCCAAACAATGACCGAACTCCATTCTCAATTTTCCTCGCTGGTGGACTCCGCCCATGAAGGGATCATTTCTGCCGATTTACACGGAACCATTGTCTCGTGGAATCCTGCCGCCGAGTCCATCTTTGGTTATCAGCCTGACGAGGTCCTTGGACACTCGATTGTCACCCTACTGGAAGAAGGCTATCGAGACATGTACCGGAAAGGACTGGGAGATATCAGTTATGGTCGAACTTCGACCTTTCCTCTTCAGCAGCCCTTGGAACTCACCGGCCTACGGAAAAGCGGCGAATCATTTCCCTTGGAAATTTCTTCCACCAGTTGGAAAGTCGGCATGGACACCCATTACGGCTTTATCATTCGAGATATTTCAGACCGGAAACGCCTCGAACATGCCCTCATTGCTGAAAAGGATCATCTGGTCACCACGCTTCAATCAGTCGCGGAAGGCATCGTCACAACTGATCGAGAGGGACGCATTTCTTTCTTAAACCCTTTGGCGGAACAGATCACCGAATGGACAACCCAGGAAGCCTTGCATCGACCATTCCAAGAAATTTTCCGTCTGACCGGTGATAGCCAAAAAAATGATGAGGAGCCGTCTTTGCAGTTTTCTTCCAGAACCCTTGTCCTCTCTGAGTTGGATGCCCCTCATCAATTATTGACCAAACATGGGCGGCAACGGAAGATTACCCTGAGAGAGGGACCGATCCGCGATCATAGCGGCCATCTCCTAGGTACGGTGATAGTCTTCCGAGATATTACCGACCAATCCCGTCACCAGGAAGAACAACAACGAATCAGCAAACTCAATTCTTTGGGGGTCTTGGCGGGAGGGCTGGCTCACGATTTCAATAATATCCTCACGACGATATTGGGGAACGTATTCGTGGCCAAATTGCGAATGGTGTCCAACGACCCTCTGACGCAAAACCTCGAGCAAGCCGAGCAGGCCTGCTTGCGCGCCAAAGAATTGACCCAACAACTCTTGACCTTTGCCAAGGGCGGAGCCCCAATAAAGACATCCATCGCGTTAGGAGATCTGCTTCGAAAAAGTACGATTTTTGCCCTATCAGGGTCATCAATCAGTTGTCATTTCGACATCCCCGATGACCTTTGGCCTCTTGATGCGGACCCCGGTCAAATCCGGCAGGTTTTTCAAAACATTACCCTCAATGCCAGACAGGCCATGCCTCACGGTGGTCACTTAAGCGTCAAAGTAGAAAACGTAGGACTGAAAGATCCCTCGGCCCTTCCTTCATCATCACTCATCCCTGGAAACTATGTGCAAGTGTCTTTTGAAGATCAGGGGAACGGTATTGAGGCCCGACAATTGCCAAATATTTTTGATCCGTATTATACCACCAAACCGGGCGCGTCCGGGTTGGGGTTAGCCACGGCCCATAGCATCATCCAGCAGCACCATGGACATATCAGCGTGACATCAAAAGTCGGAGTCGGCACGACCTTTACCGTGTATATCCCATCCACATATATCACCCAGGAAGGTGAGGCACAGCACCTTTCAAACATTCCCAGGAAATGCAGAGGACGGATCCTGGTTATGGATGACGAACACAGCATTCGCCGTATGGTTGAGGATGCGCTAACGCAGTTCGGCTATGATGTCGTCAGCGTCCCGGATGGACAAACGGCTATCGACCTGTTTTCTAAGGCACTGGCTGATGGAATGAAGTTCGAAGTGGTCATTCTTGATCTTACCATCCCGGGCGCGATGGGAGGAGTTAAAGCCATTCAGCATCTTAGGAATTTAGACCCTCACATTAAAGCTATTGTCACGAGCGGATATTCAGACGATCCCATTATGTCCCATTTTCAAGACCATGGATTCCAGGGAATCTTGATCAAACCCTATAAAATCTTCGACCTTGCAAAAACTCTTGAATCCATGTTTTCTCGAAACTAG